GTCGACGATCCGATCCTCGATCCGCTCCTTCCTGGAGCGGGCGATGAGGTGGACGATGACTTCGGTGTCCATTGAGGACTGGAAGATGGAGCCTTCGACCTCGAGCTCCCGCTTGAGTTCCTGGGCGTTCACGAGATTGCCGTTGTGGGCGATGGCGATGGAGCCGGACTCGAAGTCGACCACCAGGGGCTGCGCGTTTTTCAGCTCCGAGCTGCCCGTCGTGGAGTACCGGACGTGCCCGATCGCCATGTGCCCCGGGAGCCTGGAAAGGATCTCCTCGGAGAAGATGTCGGCGACCAGCCCCATCTCCTTGTGGAAGATGATCTTCTCGCCGTCGGTGCTGGCGATCCCCGCGCTCTCCTGCCCGCGGTGCTGCAGCGCGTAGAGGCCGAGGTACGCCATGTTGGAGGCCTCGGGATGCCCGTATATCCCGAAGACACCGCATTCGTCGTGCCAGCCGTCGGACATTCGCGATCCTCTATCCTTCCAGGCCCAGGGCCGCCGCGAACCCCTCGCTCCACGCCGTCCGGAGCTCCGCCGCCCCTACCCTCGCCAAGCCTTCGATGTCGACGTGCTCTCCGCCGACGACGCCCAGTTCCTTCATTGTAATACGGAAGCGGCGGGCGAGATCGAGGAAGGCGTCCCGTTTCTCCGGCGCGCACGAGAGCAGGACGGCCCCCTGGCACTCCGAGAACATGGCGAAATCCGGCCGGGTCGCCTCCGGGAACGGGTTGAGGACCCGCGCGCCCAACGCCCCCCCGGGACCCGAAATGCACGACTCCGCGAGGGCGCAGGCGAAGCCCCCCTCCGCGAGGTCGTGCGCCGAGGCGACGAGGTCGGCCGAGGCGGCCTCCCGCAGGAACTCCTGGAGCCGCTTCTCGTGGGCGAGGTCGACCGGCGGCGGGGTTCCGGCCACCTGCCCGTGGAC
Above is a window of Deltaproteobacteria bacterium DNA encoding:
- a CDS encoding AIR synthase-related protein, whose protein sequence is SAIEGMAKACEALGVPVVSGNVSFYNETMGKGIHPTPAVAMVGLLEDASKRRVQWFSTDGDLILLAGADRLGVHLGGSLYLKEVHGQVAGTPPPVDLAHEKRLQEFLREAASADLVASAHDLAEGGFACALAESCISGPGGALGARVLNPFPEATRPDFAMFSECQGAVLLSCAPEKRDAFLDLARRFRITMKELGVVGGEHVDIEGLARVGAAELRTAWSEGFAAALGLEG